Proteins from a genomic interval of Bradysia coprophila strain Holo2 chromosome X, BU_Bcop_v1, whole genome shotgun sequence:
- the LOC119082771 gene encoding high affinity copper uptake protein 1-like, translating to MHHSMSFDWTTNVGDFFFKGLTINTAGSFTALCAVLIILSLTYELMKVHAAKVRARTARERLRSASCAPSETATLITSNSTTFGRQQFPQQLAKLSAEAAVFLLHNTLGYALMLSVMIYNGYLFITVVLSMGLGYFLFGHISMKVNMENMQARTTNVICAPICPEEPTSSSSSRPSGHCELTNETPTVLREIQGSSSCESNITDSCRL from the exons ATGCATCACTCGATGTCTTTTGATTGGACGACAAATGTTGGGGACTTCTTCTTTAAAGGTTTAACGATAAATACAGCGGGATCATTTACTGCACTGTGCGCTGTATTGATAATATTATCGTTAACATATGAACTGATGAAG GTACACGCAGCAAAAGTACGTGCTCGCACCGCTCGTGAACGACTCCGTTCGGCTTCGTGTGCACCCAGTGAAACTGCCACGCTTATTACATCCAACTCAACCACTTTCGGGCGGCAACAATTTCCACAACAATTGGCCAAACTATCTGCCGAAGCTGCCGTTTTCCTGCTGCATAACACATTGGGCTATGCTCTGATGTTGTCGGTAATGATCTACAATGGGTACCTGTTCATCACGGTTGTATTGAGCATGGGACTTGGATATTTCCTATTCGGACACATATCGATGAAAGTGAATATGGAAAATATGCAGGCGCGCACGACAAATGTTATCTGTGCACCGATTTGCCCGGAAG AACCAACAAGTAGTTCATCCAGTCGTCCATCAGGCCATTGCGAATTGACCAATGAAACGCCAACTGTATTGAGGGAGATACAAGGCAGCTCATCTTGTGAAAGCAATATAACGGATTCTTGCCGGTTGTAG